From a region of the Spelaeicoccus albus genome:
- a CDS encoding Gfo/Idh/MocA family protein — MKIGLIGAGGIATAHLPAWVEQGHDVRVYTADGKAADLVGRFGGTVADSFDDVLAWCDAADVCTPTPTHRAIVEQAAAAGVHVMCEKPLARTSADARAAVAACAEAGVLLFPAHVVRFFPAYRAANEAVQRGDIGAPGVLRFSRIAEFPGRSGWYADEAQSGGILMDLMIHDLDQARRLAGPAASIYAVRRQRGAGDRIVGAAHAVVTHASGAISHCASVWSPPGTTFRTTFDLAGSDGILSYDSTAHPGLEFDGARSSERPETAYLPPMTSAETPYAAEIREFATAITTGAAVSVTAADGIAAVDLALAGMKSLETGQRIELAEQEVAT; from the coding sequence ATGAAGATTGGCCTGATTGGTGCCGGCGGAATCGCGACTGCCCACCTGCCCGCGTGGGTGGAGCAAGGGCACGACGTGCGGGTCTACACGGCGGATGGTAAAGCCGCCGACCTCGTCGGGCGTTTTGGCGGAACCGTCGCAGACTCGTTCGATGACGTGCTGGCGTGGTGCGACGCCGCCGATGTCTGCACGCCGACGCCCACCCATCGCGCGATAGTCGAACAAGCGGCGGCGGCCGGCGTACACGTCATGTGTGAAAAGCCGCTGGCTCGGACGTCGGCGGATGCCCGGGCCGCGGTAGCAGCGTGTGCCGAGGCCGGCGTCCTGCTATTCCCCGCCCACGTCGTCCGGTTCTTTCCCGCTTACCGCGCAGCGAACGAGGCAGTTCAGCGCGGCGATATCGGTGCTCCGGGAGTTCTACGTTTCAGCCGCATTGCGGAGTTTCCGGGCCGCTCGGGCTGGTACGCCGACGAGGCACAGTCCGGAGGCATCCTCATGGACCTGATGATCCACGACCTTGATCAGGCGCGCCGTCTTGCGGGGCCCGCCGCCTCGATCTATGCCGTTCGCCGTCAGCGCGGGGCCGGCGATCGGATAGTCGGCGCCGCGCATGCCGTTGTCACTCACGCCTCCGGTGCCATCAGTCATTGTGCAAGCGTGTGGTCGCCGCCGGGCACGACGTTCAGGACGACGTTCGACCTCGCGGGCTCGGACGGGATTCTGTCGTACGATTCGACGGCCCATCCCGGACTGGAGTTCGACGGCGCGCGATCCTCCGAGCGGCCGGAGACGGCATATCTGCCGCCGATGACGAGTGCCGAGACTCCGTACGCGGCCGAGATCAGGGAATTCGCTACGGCGATCACGACGGGGGCGGCGGTGTCGGTCACTGCCGCCGATGGAATCGCGGCCGTCGATTTGGCTCTCGCCGGAATGAAGTCGCTGGAAACCGGGCAACGCATCGAGCTCGCAGAGCAGGAGGTAGCGACATGA
- a CDS encoding HNH endonuclease signature motif containing protein, translated as MKKAGGVPGPEHSADMPDASMFAGVADVNVATLDAGECLEYAGRCAQLAAFVQARQTEFLAAFGSYRTDPDKAFDADGAFTEASGVPGTDDDKPAASSPETTNAGAADADTSRARAANAGVANAGVADPIAAANAVGPADCAGITARDIFAESLVRWAGDEVGCELDIAGRTGASRLIESELAVMCLPRTLAAFKAGRISARRYRKILDQAGHLPAALARQLDDTVDGWDDGISFDAFSRRLKRWIMAHQPDRTEEDHARVITDRRVEFMPDAAGAAWLMAYGPADRLALLYRRLDKAAHATDGADTRTSPQKRFDLLAGTRPSADEDTGADESTSDDNSVADGSRWRIGVTIPVTTLLGGTLPGHMNGYGPIPAAMARRLAAGAGWIERILTDPITSRPIDAERGHYRLTTGAQQYIRARNTTCTLPACSKPAEQCELDHLKPWPEGDSDPDNLQPVCKSHHQAKTTRRFHSIPLPPDTPGGPRIIRWTLPTGHQYDTYEDTDPDATAEELAYLDFVATQADKTIAKQDHARRHHAKRRNELRRRNKLRAKSRGAGYLREEST; from the coding sequence ATGAAGAAGGCAGGCGGTGTTCCCGGCCCCGAGCACTCGGCCGATATGCCCGATGCGAGCATGTTCGCCGGGGTTGCGGATGTCAACGTTGCAACCCTGGATGCCGGGGAGTGCCTGGAATATGCGGGTCGGTGTGCACAGTTGGCGGCGTTCGTCCAGGCGCGGCAGACGGAGTTTCTTGCCGCGTTCGGCTCGTATCGTACGGATCCGGATAAGGCGTTTGACGCGGACGGGGCGTTCACTGAGGCGTCGGGCGTCCCAGGCACGGACGATGACAAACCCGCTGCGAGCAGTCCCGAAACGACGAACGCCGGCGCGGCAGACGCCGACACTTCCAGGGCCCGTGCGGCGAACGCCGGCGTGGCGAATGCCGGCGTGGCTGATCCGATCGCTGCGGCGAACGCTGTCGGCCCGGCCGACTGTGCGGGAATCACTGCTCGTGACATTTTTGCCGAGAGTCTGGTCCGGTGGGCTGGGGACGAGGTCGGGTGTGAGCTCGATATTGCCGGGCGGACCGGAGCGTCTCGGCTCATCGAGTCGGAATTGGCCGTGATGTGTCTGCCGCGCACGCTGGCAGCGTTCAAGGCCGGGCGGATCTCGGCGCGCCGGTACCGGAAGATCCTCGACCAGGCCGGGCACCTTCCCGCGGCCTTGGCCCGGCAGCTGGACGACACGGTCGACGGGTGGGATGACGGAATTAGTTTCGACGCGTTTTCTCGGCGGCTCAAACGGTGGATCATGGCCCACCAGCCCGACCGGACTGAAGAGGATCACGCGCGCGTAATCACCGACCGGCGCGTGGAGTTCATGCCCGACGCTGCCGGCGCGGCCTGGTTGATGGCGTACGGGCCGGCCGACCGTCTCGCCCTGCTCTACCGGCGCCTCGACAAGGCCGCGCACGCCACCGACGGCGCCGACACGCGCACGAGCCCGCAAAAACGCTTCGACCTCCTCGCCGGCACCCGCCCCAGCGCCGACGAGGATACCGGCGCCGACGAGAGTACGAGCGACGATAACTCGGTCGCGGACGGGTCGCGGTGGCGGATCGGCGTGACCATCCCGGTCACCACGCTCCTCGGCGGCACGCTACCCGGGCACATGAACGGGTACGGGCCGATCCCCGCGGCCATGGCCCGCCGCCTGGCCGCCGGAGCCGGATGGATCGAACGCATCCTCACCGACCCGATCACCAGCAGGCCCATCGACGCCGAACGCGGCCACTACCGACTCACGACCGGCGCGCAACAATACATCCGCGCCCGCAACACCACCTGCACCCTCCCGGCCTGCAGCAAACCCGCCGAACAATGCGAACTCGACCATCTGAAACCCTGGCCCGAAGGCGACTCGGACCCGGACAACCTTCAACCGGTCTGCAAATCACATCACCAAGCCAAAACAACACGCCGATTCCACTCGATACCCCTCCCGCCGGACACCCCCGGCGGACCACGAATCATCCGCTGGACCCTGCCCACCGGACACCAATACGACACCTACGAAGACACCGACCCCGACGCCACCGCCGAAGAACTCGCCTACCTCGACTTCGTCGCAACCCAAGCCGACAAAACCATCGCCAAACAAGACCACGCCCGCCGCCACCACGCCAAACGCCGCAATGAACTACGTCGCCGCAACAAACTACGAGCCAAAAGTCGAGGCGCCGGCTACCTGAGAGAAGAAAGCACATGA